GTCCGAGACGCGGGCGGCCTGCTGCATGTTGTGCGTGACGATGATGATGGTGAACTTGTCCTTGAGCTGGAACATCAGGTCCTCGATGGCCAGCGTGGAGATCGGGTCGAGCGCCGAGCAGGGCTCGTCCATCAGCACGACCTGCGGCTCGACCGCGATGGTCCGGGCGATGCAGAGTCGCTGCTGCTGACCGCCCGAGAGGCCGGCACCGGGCTTGCCGAGGCGGTCCTTCACCTCGTCCCAGAGGTTCGCCGAGCGGAGCGCCTTCTCGGCCGCCTCCTCCAGGATCGACTTCTTCCGGACCCCGTTGAGCTTGAGGCCGGCCACCACGTTGTCGAAGATCGACATGGTGGGGAAGGGGTTGGGGCGCTGGAAGACCATGCCGATGGTCCGGCGGACCGCGGTCACGTCCACGTCCCGGTCGTAGATGTCCTGGTCGTCGATGGTCAGGCTGCCCTCGACCCGGGCGCCCGGCAGCACCTCGTGCATCCGGTTGATCGACCGCAGGAAGGTCGACTTGCCGCACCCCGAGGGGCCGATCAGGGCGGTGACCGTCTTCGGTTCGACGGTCAGGTTGATGTTCTCGATCGCCTTGAATGCGCCGTAGTAGGCGGTGACGTTCGTGGCGGAGACGCGCTTGGCCATGGTGGTGGTACCTCCGGGGTTCATCGGCCGAGCCGGTTGCGCCGGGCCAGCAACTTCGCGGCGATGGTCAGGACGAGCACGAGGGCGACCAGGGTCAGCGCCGCGGTCCAGGCCCGTGCCGGCGAGTACTTCGAGGCGTCGCCGGCCTGCTGGTAGACGAAGAGGGCCAGCGACGACTGGTTGTTCTCGAACGGGTTGAAGTTGATCGCGGCGCCGCCGCCGGCCACGAGCAGCACCGGGGCGGTCTCGCCGGCGGCCCGCGCGATGGCGAGCATGACGCCGGTGACGATGCCGGGCAGCGCGGTCGGCAGCACCACCCGCAGGATGGTCTTCCACTTCGGCACGCCGAGGGCGTACGCGCCCTCACGCAGCGGCGGCGGGACGAGCCGGAGCATCTCCTCGGTGGAGCGGACCACGGTCGGCAGCATCAGCACGCTCAGCGCGAGCGCGGCGGCGAAGCCGGAGAAGCTCGGCCGTCCGTCGTTGAACGTCGGGGAGACCACGAGCACCCAGAACGCCAGGACGAAGAGGCCGGAGACGATCGACGGGATGCCCGTCATCACGTCGACGAAGAACCGGATGGCGAAGGCGAACCGGCCACGCCCGTACTCGACGACGTAGATGGCGCAGAGGATGCCGAGCGGGA
This genomic interval from Micromonospora sp. CCTCC AA 2012012 contains the following:
- the pstB gene encoding phosphate ABC transporter ATP-binding protein PstB, which produces MAKRVSATNVTAYYGAFKAIENINLTVEPKTVTALIGPSGCGKSTFLRSINRMHEVLPGARVEGSLTIDDQDIYDRDVDVTAVRRTIGMVFQRPNPFPTMSIFDNVVAGLKLNGVRKKSILEEAAEKALRSANLWDEVKDRLGKPGAGLSGGQQQRLCIARTIAVEPQVVLMDEPCSALDPISTLAIEDLMFQLKDKFTIIIVTHNMQQAARVSDRTAFFSIEKTGDPGRLIEYDNTQKIFSNPSVKKTEDYITGRFG
- the pstA gene encoding phosphate ABC transporter permease PstA translates to MTTTVANHRTRPPAQPASLRARRLPRYAAPAIALVALLVAAGIVYGAGIGGPVLVVVIGALLYLAGLFVAANAVEGRRSARDRTWSALIHSAFVLAVLPLASVVWTLVSKGAERLDGNFFGTSMNNIGARDANGGAYHAIIGTLEQVGIAALITVPLGILCAIYVVEYGRGRFAFAIRFFVDVMTGIPSIVSGLFVLAFWVLVVSPTFNDGRPSFSGFAAALALSVLMLPTVVRSTEEMLRLVPPPLREGAYALGVPKWKTILRVVLPTALPGIVTGVMLAIARAAGETAPVLLVAGGGAAINFNPFENNQSSLALFVYQQAGDASKYSPARAWTAALTLVALVLVLTIAAKLLARRNRLGR